From one Montipora capricornis isolate CH-2021 chromosome 10, ASM3666992v2, whole genome shotgun sequence genomic stretch:
- the LOC138020071 gene encoding uncharacterized protein yields MFRTCLQECKNAVAFKRLHASACSPPQGTESRVFQSEKGVYQQRLISRRPLDGLESMFHEYHKTGIAFSYLLTPLKSKVPIREESLLRALEMVSHLQPLLRARVTESPSYPAKYFETTERRTNFGFSVLDQDISNIEAITEDIFASTKFDSDNGPIWKTVLIPGKFDPSSKLYTSGLALAISHAVANGLSLPVILRQIIGCMEAISHGTAPKLQDIPSFPLFPSSADLLSLNLREFEPTKPSPPSADFINPVLSEFPTVENLPKISEPKTKVLIRTISADEATWLLQQCRNNSCTITGAILAACHFSFCSLLRKTSFPAEATNDITCLTAVDRNHRPSLPFDYSACHYGSLTYNIPLTIQNTNFWELAKSFSQGIKRDKRNDKDLEFLLRLEADRKGYMDHILSQGSLKLASRQSSSLILSNTGQYIFQNNPESSFRPQGLFVGTPIHKRFGTFGNYLMSLNGATHYMFCYDGSIISPEVAQRYSDGVWDVLQLQTRPALQALH; encoded by the coding sequence ATGTTCCGTACTTGTCTTCAAGAGTGCAAGAACGCTGTAGCGTTCAAACGTCTTCACGCAAGTGCCTGTTCTCCGCCGCAAGGAACTGAAAGCAGAGTTTTCCAGTCGGAAAAAGGCGTCTACCAGCAACGACTAATCAGCAGACGACCATTAGATGGCCTTGAGTCAATGTTTCATGAATACCATAAGACGGGAATCGCGTTTTCGTATCTTTTAACTCCACTCAAATCCAAGGTGCCCATAAGAGAGGAGTCCCTCCTTCGAGCCTTGGAAATGGTCTCACACCTCCAGCCTCTGCTGCGAGCAAGAGTCACCGAATCCCCGTCATATCCCGCAAAATACTTTGAAACCACTGAAAGGCGAACGAATTTTGGATTTTCAGTCCTAGACCAAGATATCAGCAACATTGAAGCAATAACAGAAGACATCTTCGCCAGCACCAAGTTTGACTCTGACAATGGACCTATTTGGAAAACTGTGTTGATTCCAGGAAAGTTTGACCCAAGTTCGAAGTTGTACACTTCTGGACTAGCGCTAGCAATATCGCACGCCGTTGCAAATGGACTCAGCTTGCCAGTGATTTTGAGGCAAATCATTGGTTGCATGGAAGCCATTTCGCACGGAACAGCGCCAAAATTGCAAGATATTCCAagttttcctctctttccaagCTCCGCAGATCTCCTGTCCCTTAATCTTAGGGAATTTGAGCCCACCAAACCGTCCCCTCCCTCAGCTGATTTCATCAATCCGGTACTATCAGAATTCCCTACTGTAGAAAACCTTCCTAAAATTTCAGAACCAAAGACAAAAGTCCTAATTCGCACCATATCAGCCGATGAAGCTACCTGGTTGCTTCAACAATGTAGGAATAACAGTTGCACAATAACTGGTGCCATTCTTGCTGCGTGTCATTTTTCATTCTGCAGTCTTCTGCGAAAAACCTCGTTTCCTGCGGAAGCAACAAACGACATCACTTGCCTTACTGCCGTCGACAGAAATCACCGCCCCAGTCTCCCCTTTGATTACTCAGCATGTCATTATGGCTCTCTAACCTACAACATCCCCCTGACAATCCAAAATACAAACTTTTGGGAGCTTGCAAAGTCCTTTAGCCAAGGCATCAAAAGAGATAAAAGGAACGACAAAGACTTGGAATTTTTATTGAGACTAGAAGCAGACCGAAAGGGCTACATGGACCATATCTTAAGCCAAGGAAGTCTCAAATTAGCGTCACGTCAGAGTTCCTCGCTCATTCTTTCCAACACTGGGCAATATATTTTCCAGAATAACCCAGAAAGCTCATTTCGACCACAAGGTTTATTTGTGGGCACCCCAATTCACAAGAGATTTGGAACATTTGGCAACTATTTGATGAGTTTGAACGGAGCAACACATTACATGTTTTGCTATGATGGTAGTATAATTTCTCCAGAGGTTGCTCAGAGATACTCAGATGGCGTGTGGGACGTATTACAACTGCAAACTCGACCTGCATTGCAAGCATTGCATTGA
- the LOC138020500 gene encoding uncharacterized protein, with protein MAASQFSLKINIKKTECMYQPVKFICPPPEPIDITIDEVPLVKTTDFTYLGSTVSSSSKIDKELWTRTGKASAAFGKLQQRLWNNKHVSIRVKCKVYRAVVLSTLLHGAETWTIYRAQVKKLHAVMMRQLRDIMGIKWYDKITNAEVLRRANLPSMEDILAEKNLRWLGDVHRMDHDRLPRQLLYSQPCSGKRNQGRPRLKFKDVAKRNMQVRKIPVNSWQTTASNRDTWRSAIKP; from the coding sequence ATGGCTGCAAGCCAGTTTAGCCTCAAgatcaacatcaagaaaacaGAGTGCATGTATCAACCGGTCAAATTCATCTGTCCTCCACCTGAGCCGATAGACATCACAATTGACGAAGTGCCTCTGGTCAAAACCACTGACTTTACCTATCTCGGTAGCACTGTATCCAGCTCCTCCAAGATAGATAAGGAACTCTGGACACGGACAGGCAAGGCGAGTGCGGCATTCGGCAAACTCCAGCAAAGACTATGGAACAACAAACATGTCTCCATCCGGGTGAAATGCAAAGTCTACAGAGCTGTGGTACTGTCAACCCTCCTACATGGTGCAGAAACTTGGACTATTTACAGAGCCCAAGTTAAGAAACTGCACGCTGTTATGATGAGGCAATTGAGGGACATCATGGGCATCAAATGGTATGATAAGATCACAAATGCTGAAGTCCTTAGGCGTGCAAACCTTCCATCCATGGAGGACATTCTTGCTGAAAAGAACCTAAGATGGTTAGGCGACGTTCATAGGATGGATCATGACCGACTCCCTCGCCAACTGCTGTATTCACAACCTTGTTCTGGAAAGCGAAATCAGGGAAGGCCAAGGCTGAAATTCAAAGATGTAGCAAAGAGAAACATGCAAGTGAGGAAGATCCCAGTCAACTCCTGGCAGACAACCGCGAGCAACAGAGATACATGGAGATCTGCCATCAAACCATAA
- the LOC138020498 gene encoding uncharacterized protein, with protein sequence MAGRDSRMPGPLLLDANAAENWRKFFMQFEIYLVAKGKDAKADKLKVNLLLHCAGPEAIEEYSHFVFTDEEDKDCFQDVCRKFEELCQGARNVIYERLVFNQRNQKEGERIDNFVSELKRLSLTCEFSDLRDSLIRDRIVGGVLSDELRGELLKKPDLTLQTAHDYCRTFEAAEQQKYRFNTPTEAGSERSLHPLKKVKVQEKTPARNCKFCGYKHPFTQPPRCPALGKKCNKCKKEGHFAQVCKELSAEGSLLAAVEHDPPTTHDVHTYFESVELDSVSGTRKKSRSLITVKIAGKNVQIKADTGAEATVIPYELYKEITNKPLQKIKQPLKGWLAPKPIHPKGSVRLPTQYGSRELNLLYLVVDGNFTPLLGCDACLDLEVLEFMNVELITTAESKQPEQELPSFSQTDPVLQDYKDCFSDKPGKLPNKVHLEVDLSVPPVVHPPRKIPIALLEPAREKLTEMEEDGIIVKEEEHTPWVFIYASD encoded by the coding sequence ATGGCCGGACGAGATTCTCGAATGCCCGGTCCACTGCTTTTAGACGCGAACGCTGCTGAGAACTGGAGGAAATTTTTTATGCAATTTGAGATTTACCTTGTTGCGAAGGGCAAAGATGCTAAAGCGGACAAACTGAAGGTAAACTTGCTGTTACATTGTGCTGGGCCAGAAGCTATCGAAGAGTACAGTCACTTTGTGTTTACCGATGAAGAAGACAAAGATTGCTTTCAAGATGTCTGTCGCAAATTCGAGGAATTGTGCCAGGGTGCTAGAAATGTAATTTATGAGCGACTGGTGTTCAATCAGCGAAATCAGAAGGAAGGTGAGAGGATTGACAATTTCGTCAGTGAACTGAAAAGACTGTCTTTAACATGTGAATTTAGCGACCTCCGTGATTCACTCATTCGTGATCGTATTGTGGGAGGAGTTTTGTCAGACGAATTGCGAGGTGAGCTGCTAAAGAAACCAGATTTAACGCTGCAAACTGCTCATGATTATTGTCGTACATTCGAGGCAGCCGAACAACAGAAATACAGGTTCAATACACCAACAGAGGCGGGCTCTGAACGGTCACTTCACCCTCTCAAGAAAGTCAAGGTTCAAGAAAAGACACCTGCTCGTAACTGTAAGTTTTGTGGTTACAAGCACCCATTTACTCAGCCACCTCGCTGCCCAGCTCTTGGAAAGAAATGCAACAAGTGTAAGAAGGAAGGACACTTTGCACAAGTGTGCAAAGAATTAAGTGCTGAAGGTTCACTACTTGCAGCTGTGGAGCATGACCCTCCAACAACTCACGATGTGCACACTTATTTTGAATCAGTTGAGCTGGATAGTGTCTCCGGCACTCGAAAGAAATCTAGGAGTTTGATTACTGTCAAAATTGCTGGGAAGAATGTACAGATCAAGGCAGATACTGGTGCAGAAGCTACAGTCATTCCCTATGAGCTGTACAAGGAGATCACAAACAAACCTCTTCAGAAAATTAAGCAACCTTTGAAGGGGTGGCTTGCACCTAAACCCATCCATCCAAAGGGCTCTGTGAGGCTTCCAACACAATATGGGAGTCGTGAACTTAACCTGTTGTATCTTGTTGTTGATGGAAATTTTACACCATTGCTGGGTTGTGATGCTTGTTTAGACTTAGAAGTCCTTGAGTTTATGAACGTTGAACTGATAACTACTGCAGAGTCAAAACAACCAGAGCAAGAACTGCCAAGTTTCTCTCAAACCGATCCTGTGTTGCAGGACTATAAAGATTGTTTTAGTGATAAACCTGGCAAGCTACCGAACAAAGTACATTTGGAAGTTGACCTGTCAGTTCCTCCAGTGGTACATCCTCCTAGAAAAATTCCAATTGCACTTCTTGAACCAGCACGAGAGAAGCTCACAGAGATGGAAGAAGATGGAATTATTGTAAAAGAAGAGGAACACACCCCTTGGGTTTTTATTTATGCTAGTGATTGA